Genomic DNA from Chlamydiota bacterium:
GACGGTGAAGACCGAGGCGGCGGGGTTCCGGTGCTTCCGGCAGTACGCCATCGCCCGGTCGAACTCCCCCGCCGCCACGAGCGCCCGCACATGCTTGACGAACGGGAGCGGCACGATGCGGTCCGGGCGCATCATGATGAACCGCTCCACGGCGAACCCGAGCGCCAGGACCGAGCAGGCGAGGAGCGGCCACATCAGCACTCCCCCCCGCTCGAACTCCTGAAACCTCAGAGTGAACCACGAATCCGCCGCGCAGCACGCGGGCGCCGCCGCACACAGGAACGCCGCCAGTGCCGACAGTTGCCGCATCGACCTTCTCATCTCATTCCCCCCTTCCGTTGTTCCCCGCCGCCCGCGGGGCGCTCAGGAGCCCCGGCCGCCGCGGGCTGCTGTCCCGCACCCGCCGATTGTGCCTTCTTCTCCGCCGACGCCACCGTGAACCCCGGCCCCCGGAACGACCAGGCGGGGACGAAGACCACCCGGTCGAGTTCCTCCGGTTCCGTTTCCGATTGCGCGAAGTACCGTTCCTCGGCCGCGATGATCGCCGCCACGGCCGCGGCCGAGGGAGAGAGGTAGGAACGCGGCGGACCGTCCGTCGGCTCCTCCAGCGATACGGCCCCCGGCCCCGCGGGGGGCATCGGCGGCCTCTTTCCCCTCCGTTTCACGCCGACGCGCGAGGCGAGGTTCCGCATCTGCCCCTGCGTGAGGAGCCACTCCGAGGTGAAACGGAGGTTGAAATCGGTCACCGGCCGGCTCCCGTAGCCGACCTCCATCTTGAAGACGTCCATGATGCGGCCGATCTCGAAGTCGGAGCATTTCCTGAGGTCGATCACCCGCCGGTAGCCGACCGTCCCCTCCTCGGCCAGCGCCTCCTCGACGCGGAGGGCCTCCGAGGTTTTCGAGACCCAGGTGCGCGCCATCGTCTCCCGATCCTGGAGCATCTCCCGCAGGCGCGTCTCCTTTGCCTTGACCGACTTCTCGGCGATCTCCGGGCTGAGCACGCGCGAGAGCTTCCGCCGTATCTCCTCCGCGCCGTAGACCGGCCGCCGCACCGGGGGCTTCTCCGCCGGCTTGGCCTCGGGCGCCTTCAGCGGGGCCGGGGCCTTCACCGGGGCGGCATCCCGCGCACGCGGCCTGAGCGTGAGGGAGACGCGCCTCCCCCCGGCCGGCCTCACGCGGGGCGGCTTCCCGAACCAGCGGGGGCCGAAGGAGAAGAGGAACGCAAGGTGCACGGCGAGCGAGGCGGCGAGGCAGACGAAGAGGATCCTGCGGCGCCGCCGCCTCTCCGCCTCCCGCCACGACCGTTCCCGCCCGCCCGTCTTCGCCTTCATTCCTCCACCCACTCCTCCGCCTCCTCCGCCTCCTCCTGCCCCACCTTCAACTGCTCCTCGGCGTCGTCGACGACCTTCCCCGCCCGCTCTATGGTTTCGGTCGCCTTCTCCTTCGCCTCCTCGTACTCCGCGCGGTCGAAATGATCGCGCGCCTCCGCCATCAGATCCCTTGCCTCGTCGAGGTCTGACCGAAGCGTATCGAACTCCTCCTCGAGCTCGTCCTCCGTCTCCTGCACCGAATTCTCCGCCTCGGTGATCGCGTTCTCCGCCTCCTCGATCTCCTTCTCCGCCTCCTCGCGGAGCTCCCCGGAGATCCCGAGCAGCTTCTCCGCCTCCTCGCGGGCCGCGGTGGCCGTCTCGAGAGCCTCCTGCGCTGCGTTGTTCGCCTCCTCGGAAGCCTCCGCCTCGACGAACCCCTCCGCGTCGCCGACAAGATCCTGCGCCTTCTCGAGGAGATCGCGCGCTTCGCTCATGTCGACCTGCTCCCCCTCGCCGCGGTCGATCAGGTCGGAGGCGACCTCGATCTCGTCGCGCGCCTGGTCGAGCAGGTCCTGCGCGTCGCCTCCGCGGTCGTCGCCCCGCGCCGCCGCCCTGAGATTGAGCTTGTCGGCCAGCGACCCCCTGAGCCGCGCGATCTCCATCCCCGGGAACTCGTCGGTCAGGCCGAAGTAGAACGCGATCTTCTTCTTCAGCACCAGGTCGGCCCCGTCGATCTCCAGGACCCGGTGCTTCAGGAGGTCCCTGAATATCCGGTCGATCCTCTGATAGCCGCGCTGCGACGTCTCGTACCAGGTGAGGGCGATGAGAAGCTGCGCACGGTCCTGCAGGTCATCGTCCGGATCGGCGTCGAGGATCTCGTCGCACCGCGCATAGACCGACTTGGCGTCGCCCGTGAACGACGCCTCGTACGCGCCGCGCAGGAGGAGCAGGAGGGCGCCACGCTGCTGCGCCTTGCGCTGGGCGTAGAGGTCGAGCATCCTCCCCGCCTGCGCGGCCATCGTGCTCTTGGCGTGCCTCTCCGCGACCGCGCGGAACTGTTTCGCCGCCCCCTCGAGGTCCCCGGCCTCGTAGAGCTCCCTCCCCTTCGCGAAGAGCCGGATCGCCTCCGCCTCCCGCGCGGCCCCGCGCACCGTCCGGTCGCCGGGCGCCCAGTGCTCGCTCACCGCGAGTGCGCGGGACGCGGCGTCGACATCGCCCCCGGCGATCGCGTCGACGGCCGACTGGAACAGCTCCTCCGACACCAGGGCGTCGGGGGGGATCCCTTGGAGCGTCTCCACGATCTGCGCGATCCGCGCCTGGCCCATCTTCCGCAGGCCGCTCGCCCCTTCCGGGATGGCCGCGTAGAGGGCGGCGGCGCGCATCAGGAAGTCGTACGACGCGAACCGCTTCTTCTCGAAGCGGGCGTTGCCGGCGGCGGCCTCGAGCCGGTTCGCCTCGCGGTAGACCTTCCAGGCGTTCTCCGGCACGTCCAGATCCCGCAGCTCGTCGAGGCCGTAGAGCGCGCCGAGGCGCGAGAGCGTCCAGTCGGAGCGGTATCCCTCGCGCAGGAGGAGCCCGAGGACGATCCGCGCGCGGTCGGTGCGGCCCTGCTCGATGCTCGACCGGGCGAGCGCGGAGAGGGCGGTGAGGAACAGCGCCTTCTGCTTTTCGCTCGCCGGGGAGCGGATCTCGATGCCGGCCGCCGCCATCAGTTTCTCGAGCGCCTCGAGTTCGCGCACGGAGGCGTACTGCTCCATCGCCGCCTCGGTCGAGTCGATCCTCGGCGGGGCCGCGTCCCCCGCGATCAGGCGGTACGCCGCAGCCGCGTCGTCCCGCATCCCGCGCCGGAGGTAGAAGGTGCAGGCGTCGCGATGGAACCCGTCCCGGGCCGAGGGGGTCACCCGCGCCTTCCGCGGCGTTCCGACGGTCGCCAGCGCATTGCGCATCAACGACGCCGCGTCGCGCACGGAACCCGCGGCCGCCTGGCGTACGATGACGTTGTAGCCCCGCCCGGAGAGATACTGCGCGCGCACGGGCCCCGCCCATCCGGCGGACCGTTCGAGCGCGCCCTTGATCGCCGCGGCCGGGTTGGCGAGGAGCCGCGGCGGGGGGGGGGACACGGCGACGTCGTCGGGGTGGGCGGCGATGTCCGCAAGGAAGCGCGCGCGCGCCTCCTCCCTGTCGGGCGGACCCCACGAGGGGAGCGGGGACGCCGCCTCGATCAGCGTCCGCGACAGGACGCCGAGGCGGTAGACCAGGTACGGGGACGGCCCGGCGGCGAAGAGGGCGCGCAGCAGGGCGACCTGCGCCGCGAGCGCCTCCGAAGCCGGCCCCGCGGCGTCCACCCCCGCGATGCCGGCGTAGGCGAACGCCGTCGACGGCGTCGCGTCGAGCCCCTCGCGGTAATATTCCGGCTGCGCGCGGAGGAGCGCGGGGACGGGCCCGTCGAACCCGGCGAGCGCCGCCGAGGCCGCCCGCTCGATGAAGGCGTCCGCGCCGAACCCGGGCGCCACGGAGAGGAGGAGGGCGCAGGCCGCAACGACGGCGACGCGTGCGGCGGGCGCGGGCGGCGGGTTCATCGTCCCCCCGTCTGCGCCGCCCCGCCCGCATCCGGAAGCGGTCCTGTGGTATACTCGGGACGGTCGCGGGATGTCATGGGATGCGCCCTATGGTATCCGATAGGACCGGGGTTTGAAATGCCAAACATGCATACCGACCTCCCGCGTCTCCTCGACGGCGACAAGGCGGAGTGGGACGCGTTCGTCGACCGGTTCACCCCGGTCATCTGGGCGGCGGTGAAGGGATCCCTCTTCGCCCACACGGGCGCGGTGAACGAGGAGGACGTGCGCGACCTGGTCCAGGCGGTCTTTGTGCGCCTGGTCGGACGCGACTTCCGTCTGCTCAGGACCTACGATCCGCGCCGGGCCTCGCTCGTCACCTGGCTCACCATCGTCGCGCGGAGCGTGGCGATCGACTCCCTGCGGCGGCGGCGCCTTTCGACCGTTTCAATCGGGGAGGCGGCGCTCGAAATCCCGGCGCCCCCGCCGGTCTCCAACGCCGGGATCGAGCTCCCCGAGGGGCTGCTCTCGCCGCGGCAGAAGCTGGTCCTCCACCTCCTCTGCGACCGGGGAATGGAGCCGTCGGAGATCGCCTCGATCCTCGGCGTGAACGCCCAGACGGTGCGGAGCACGGTGCACAAGGCGGTCGTGAAGCTGCGGAGGCAACTCAAGGAACAGCGATGATCAACGCCCGCGGCGGGGATGGTCGGGCCGGTCGGTGCGTATAACATCCGGAGGATGCCGATGAACGGAACGCGTGACGAATTCCGCGAGGAGCGGGAGCTCTGGAAGCGGGTAAGGGTCCCCGAAGCGGGGGCGCCCTCCGCCTGTCCGGGGCCCGCCGAGCTCGCCGCCTATCTCGACGGGGCGTGCCGGCGCGACGCGCGCAACCGGATCGAGGAGCATCTGCGGCTCTGCCCCGCCTGTGTCGGGGCGGTGGCGGAGCTCCGCCGCCTGCTGCGCGCGGGCCCCGCGCCCGCCCCCGCCGCGGTCTTCGAACGCGCCAAGGGGCTGGTGGCGCGCCCGCCGGTACACGGCAGGGACGGCGACCTGTTCGCCGCCTTTCGCGGCACGCTCGCCCTCCTGCGGACCGGCGCGGCCTGGGCGGCCGCGGCGGCGCTCGTCGTCTCGGCGTGCGCGGCGGGGTTCACGATGGGGCGGGAAACGTTCCCCCTCCCCCGCGCGGCGGGATCCGCGCAGATGTCGCACCTGAACCCGGACGCCGTCTCCGCGGAGTTCGGCCGCCTGGAACAGCCATTCCTGGGAGGTGAGTTGTCATGAGACCGGCGTCAAGAAACCTGCTGTGCATCCTCCTCCTCGTCTCGGTCGGGTTCAACCTGTTCTTCATCGCCGGCTACCGCCGCGCCCGCTCGACGCTGGACAAGCTGAAGTCCGACAGGGGCTACATCCAGCTCCTCTCCCGCACGCTCCATTTCACCCCGGAGCAGGAGGAGAAGCTCGTCGAGATCAGGCAGCGGCTCCAGGAGGAGACCGCCGAATTCAACCGGTCCCACTCCCCGGAGATAGACGCGTTCTGGGATGAGGTGGTCAAGGACAACCCGGATCCCGACAGGATACTGGAACTGGAGCAGTCCCTCGCCGAGAAGCGGATCGAGATGCGGCAGCGCATGGTCGGGCTGATCCAGGAGGCGTTCGGTTGCCTCACCCCCGCACAGCGCCGCGATTTCGCGCAGATGATCAAGGAGCGCAGTTTCCTGAAGCAGCTCTGAGGTTTCGTTTGGGAGCCCCGGATGGGGGCACGGGCGATCCTCCCCTGCGGCAGGGCGATGCCGCCGCCGGGCGTCGAGCGCGCTCCCGAATCCGATCGTCCGCGAGGCGAAACCGGCACCCGCGCCCCCCGGAGGGGGGGAACGCGTCGCCCGGAATCCGCGCTAGATCTACTTCAGCGCGAACGGCGCAACGGCCAGCAGGAACGCGTCGCCCGGGCCCGTGATCGGCTGCTCGGGAGCGAAGAAGCCCACCATCACCGAGCAGTTCCCCCTCGGCGCGCCCGGCGGTACCGTGAGCGACATGAAGGGATAGGTGAACCCCGCGGGCAGCCCGTGTACATTCGTCGCCAACGGTTGAATCCGCGGCGACAGCGTTATCGCGTCCAGCATCGACCCATCGGGCAGATTGACCACCGCGTAGGCGTTGAACGTCCTCGCCACCGCCCTGTTCAGTCTGAATGTCGCCGCGAACGGACTCCCCGGGCGATAGGAGGTGCCGTTCAACAGCACCTGCGCCCGAGGGAGAGGGGTCGGCGTGGGCGTCGGCGACAGCGCTGCCTGCGCCAGATTGCACAGCCCCCGGTCCCAGTACGTTGAACCGTCGTGGGCGATGTAGAGGCCCACGGTATCACCGTGTATCGCCGGGAAGTAGACCCGCTTCGTTTGGCCCCCGTCGTACGTCACCGTGACGTAGTCGCCCGCCTGGACGGCGATCCCCTCCTGGTCCCGTCCCACCAGCACCCCCGCCGGCTGCGGCGCGTAGGCGGCCTTGTCCGTGAAGATGTTGCTGTTGTCGTACACGTACCCGAGCGGCTTCCCGTAGACGTCGTCCGCCAGGCCGAAGTAGAAGTTCCATCCCGCGCCGACGCCCGAACGCGTCGAGGCGATGCGCAGGTTCGTGATATCCCCGATCTCCAGCGGGGCGGTGCACGGCGTCGGGGTGCGCGTGGGCGTGGGTGTGATCGTCGGCGTGGGGGTCCTCGTCGGCGTGCGGGTCGGGGTGCGCGTGGGTGTCCTCGTCGGCGTGGGGGTGATCGTCGGCGTCTCCGTCGGTGTGGGCGTGATAGTCGGTGTGGGGGTGATCGTCGGCGTGGGCGTGATCGTCGGCGTGGATGTAATCGTGGGGGTGGGGGTGATCGTGGGCGTCGGCGTGGGCATCGATTCCAGGCAATAGAGAAGATCGCCGTTGGGATGCGAACCGTAGATCCTTCCGCCCGAGTCTATCGCGTTCGCGCCGTGATTGATGGCCGTCCAGGAATGGAGACGGTAGCTCCACGAGAGACTCCCGTTGGCGTTGAGGCAGTGGTTGCCGCAATAGATCTTCCCGTTGGAATCGATCGCGGGGGCATAGGCGATGCCTTGATACGACCAGGTAAAGGTCCCGTCGGAGGCAAAGCTGCTGAGATACCTACCATTCACATTACTCAAGGTGACGTACACCTTCCCGTCAGACCCTATCGCGGGCGAGGTGTAGTCGTTTAATTCCATTGGATACGTCCAGGCAATGGTTCCGTTCGAATTGAAGCAGTAGAAGAAATAGTCGGCGCCCCGGTATATCCTCCCATCCGAGCCGATCGAAGGTTTGCAGTTTGCGTAATCGCCTAGTGCATAAGACCAGACGCGGTCTCCTTCTTTATCGATGCAGAGAAAGTTGCTGTATAAGTTGACGTATACCCTGCCGTCGGAATCCACTGCGGGATAGGAGTCTATTGACGAATACTTACGATACGACCACACCATGCCGCCGTTCGGAGTCATGCTGTAGAGCATATTGCCATCGCCGACATACACCGTGCCGTCAGACCCTATTGCCGGCGTACTGTAATAGATATTATACATTCTATAACTCCAGTCGAGCCCCCCGTTTGACCTGATGCTGTAGAAGGTGTTATCTTGCGAGGTGATATATATGCTCCCGTCGAAGCCGATCGCAGGCGAGGATGTTATTTCATGGTCGGTTCTGTAACTCCACGCGATATCGCCGTTGGGGGTAAAACTGTAGAAGCGCAGGTCGTCCGAGCCGACGTACACCCGTCCATCCGTACCTATCGCGGGAGAAGAATATACGGAATCTAGAAAACGATAACTCCACGCCAGGGTCGGCCTGTACGGGCCCGCGTACTCGCTCCGTCCGGTATGCTGGGCATCGTGCTGGAACATCGGCCAGGGCGCCCGTGGGGCGGCCTGCGCCAGGTCGCACAGGTCGCGGTCCCAGTACGTCGAACCGTCGAATCCGATATACAGCGTACTCTCCCCGCTCAGGGCGGGAAAGTAGATCTTTCTCGTCCGGCCCCCGTCGTACGTCACCGTGACGTAATCGCCCGCCTGGACGGCGATATCCTCGGAGTCGCGCCCCACCCAGACCCCCGTCGCCTGCGGCTGTTCATACCCGGCTCCGTCCTCGAAAATATTGCCGTTGTCATTCACGGCGCCAAGGGGGTTCTCATAGATAGCGTGCGCAAGGCCGAAGTAGAAGAACCACCCTCCATCCATGCTCGACCGCGTCGTCGCGATCTGCAACCCCTCCACGTCCCCTATCTCGAGCGCCGGCCGGCACAGTTCGTGGATCCCCGCCCCGAGGTTCTCATCGGTGTCCGAAGAAGCCTGTCCGGCTTCGGCCGCTTCGCCGGAATCGAATGCGGCGGCATCCCCATGCCCCGTTTCTAGGGCCGCGCCGTCGGCGGGTGCGGCGACGTCGTACCCGTACACGGAGTCCGTTCCCTCCGCGCGCTCCGCCTGTGCGGCGCCCTCGGCCGGAGAATGAAACGGCACAAGACACAGCACGCAAAGCGAAAGCAGTGTCCTCTTCATCCGCGCCCTCCTGCCTTTGTCAAGTCCGTGTTCGCAGGGATACCGCGATACGCCGGGGTCGTTTTTCCCCCATCCGATGCGGATTAACCGTGCACCCCGTTGCGCCCGAACCCATAACGGTGCGATAGGTTACCGCCGCGGCATGGCCAAGCGTAGCAGTCTGCGGGTATATCCACAATCAAAATATTCACGGAATGTCACGGGATACCCGCCTCTGAATCGCACGGGCTGTTGCCTGCCCGCGCGAAGGAACGGGTCTCGTGCCGCCGGGCGGGACACCCCCGTATACGGCCGGATGAAGGCGGATTCCCGTCGGCGACCTCGACGGCGCCGTTCCGTCTTCTCCCGCGTGGCGTTCAGCTGATTCGACGGGCCCCTTCCCCGCGTGGGCATGCGCCGGGGGGATGGGACGCGATCGGCCTCAAACAATTGCCGCCGGGCCTCCCCTTCCGGGAGAAACCCGGCGGCATCGATCGCCGCGCCTTTTCCCTACCAGGCCCACGCGGACCAGGTCGGCACCGGCCGGTACCACGGATAGGGCGCCGGCGCCCAGACGACCTGCGGGGGCGGCACGCACCACCCCGGGGCGCGCCAAACCCTCGGCCCGTACCAGCCGCCGCGCCGCGGCCCGCGGCTGTACCGATGGCCGTGGTGCCCCGCCCGGCCGTCCCATCTCCCGTGCCTTGGCCCGCGGTGCCCGTCGCGGGCGCACGCCGTCCCGGCGGCGAGCGCCAGGGCCAGGCCGAGAACCGCCGCCACCGCTCCCCTCTTCATCCGGCCCCTCCTTTCCTCCGTACGCACAACCCCACTCCTGCACGTTATACGGAGGAACCGCCCGCTGTATCCCCGCCGGATCGACGCGCGGCGTTCCGGAGGCGCGCGGCGCGCCGCACGGTCAGGAGCGGCGGGCGGAGAGGAGGAAGCCGGCCAGCAGTATCGTGAGCGTTCCGACGACGGGGATGAGGAACGGGTGGAAGGGGCTCCGCAGGGCGGCGGGGCACCAGGCGGCGCGGGGGGTGAACGTCATCCAGCCGATCAGCGCCACGCCCGCCGCGACCCCGCCGGCCGCCGCACGGCTTCCGGCGCGGCTCCGGAGACAGCCTAAAAGAAAGAGCCCCAGCATCCCCCCGCTGAAGATGCCCGAGAGCTGCCACCAGGCGTCGAGCACGCTCTTGATTTTGATCATCCACAGGGCGAAGCCGACGCCCGCGAACCCCCAGAGGACGGTGCTCGCGCGGAGCACCGCCATCGACTCCCGCTCGCCCGCCCGGGGGCGCAGGTAGCGGCGATACAGATCGCAGAGCGTGAGCGTGGCGCAGCAGTTCACGCTCGTCGAGATGGTGCTCATCGCCGCGGCGAAGATCGCCGCGATGAGGAGTCCCGACACCCCGGGCGGCAGGATATGCACGATGTAGTACGGAAAGACGTTGTCCCCCGCCCCCTCCGCGATCTCCGCCCGCAGCTCGGGCGGGAACGCCTCGGGGCGGGCCGCGGCGTAGGCGAAGAGCGCCGTGCCGATGAAAAAGAAGAACGCCGACACGGGGATGTAGAGGAGCGCGCTCATCCAGACGGAGCGTTTCGCCCCGCGCTCCGAGCCGGTGGCGATGTAGCGCTGGACGTAATTCTGGTCGATGCCGAAGTTCTGCAGGTTCATGAAGAGGCCGTACAGGAGGACAACCCAGAAGGTCGCCGAGGCGAGCGAGGGTCCGAAGCTCCCGAGGCTGAACTTTCCGTGCGCCGCCGCGATCCTGAACACCTGCCCCGGCCCCTCCGGCATGCCCAGCGGGATGCACACGACGCAGATGAGCGCTCCCGCGATGAGGATGACGCTCTGGATCGAGTCGGTGTAGATGACCCCCTCGATCCCGCCCATGAGCGTGTAGAGCGTCACGAGGAGGCCGGTGGCGAGGATGGTGAGGCGCGCGTCCCATCCGAGGAGATGGTTCAGGGGCAGGGCGAGGAGGTACATGATCGACCCCATCCGCGCCATCTGCGTCAGCATGTAGCAAACGACCGCATAGGAGCGCGCCCAGGCGCCGAAGCGACGCTCGAGATGCGCGTAGGCGGAGATGTCGCCGCAGCGGCGGAAGAACGGGACGAAGAACCGGGCGCCGGCCCAGGCCGCAAGCGGAAGGGAGAGACTGAAGACGAACGGGTTCCAGTTCCCCGA
This window encodes:
- a CDS encoding sigma-70 family RNA polymerase sigma factor; the protein is MPNMHTDLPRLLDGDKAEWDAFVDRFTPVIWAAVKGSLFAHTGAVNEEDVRDLVQAVFVRLVGRDFRLLRTYDPRRASLVTWLTIVARSVAIDSLRRRRLSTVSIGEAALEIPAPPPVSNAGIELPEGLLSPRQKLVLHLLCDRGMEPSEIASILGVNAQTVRSTVHKAVVKLRRQLKEQR
- a CDS encoding sodium:solute symporter, giving the protein MQHRLPTLDIAVLAVYTVGTVAFGCCFLRRSRASEAFMKAGGALPAWAVCLSIFGTYVSSISFLALPGKAFSGNWNPFVFSLSLPLAAWAGARFFVPFFRRCGDISAYAHLERRFGAWARSYAVVCYMLTQMARMGSIMYLLALPLNHLLGWDARLTILATGLLVTLYTLMGGIEGVIYTDSIQSVILIAGALICVVCIPLGMPEGPGQVFRIAAAHGKFSLGSFGPSLASATFWVVLLYGLFMNLQNFGIDQNYVQRYIATGSERGAKRSVWMSALLYIPVSAFFFFIGTALFAYAAARPEAFPPELRAEIAEGAGDNVFPYYIVHILPPGVSGLLIAAIFAAAMSTISTSVNCCATLTLCDLYRRYLRPRAGERESMAVLRASTVLWGFAGVGFALWMIKIKSVLDAWWQLSGIFSGGMLGLFLLGCLRSRAGSRAAAGGVAAGVALIGWMTFTPRAAWCPAALRSPFHPFLIPVVGTLTILLAGFLLSARRS
- a CDS encoding PQQ-like beta-propeller repeat protein, translated to MKRTLLSLCVLCLVPFHSPAEGAAQAERAEGTDSVYGYDVAAPADGAALETGHGDAAAFDSGEAAEAGQASSDTDENLGAGIHELCRPALEIGDVEGLQIATTRSSMDGGWFFYFGLAHAIYENPLGAVNDNGNIFEDGAGYEQPQATGVWVGRDSEDIAVQAGDYVTVTYDGGRTRKIYFPALSGESTLYIGFDGSTYWDRDLCDLAQAAPRAPWPMFQHDAQHTGRSEYAGPYRPTLAWSYRFLDSVYSSPAIGTDGRVYVGSDDLRFYSFTPNGDIAWSYRTDHEITSSPAIGFDGSIYITSQDNTFYSIRSNGGLDWSYRMYNIYYSTPAIGSDGTVYVGDGNMLYSMTPNGGMVWSYRKYSSIDSYPAVDSDGRVYVNLYSNFLCIDKEGDRVWSYALGDYANCKPSIGSDGRIYRGADYFFYCFNSNGTIAWTYPMELNDYTSPAIGSDGKVYVTLSNVNGRYLSSFASDGTFTWSYQGIAYAPAIDSNGKIYCGNHCLNANGSLSWSYRLHSWTAINHGANAIDSGGRIYGSHPNGDLLYCLESMPTPTPTITPTPTITSTPTITPTPTITPTPTITPTPTETPTITPTPTRTPTRTPTRTPTRTPTPTITPTPTRTPTPCTAPLEIGDITNLRIASTRSGVGAGWNFYFGLADDVYGKPLGYVYDNSNIFTDKAAYAPQPAGVLVGRDQEGIAVQAGDYVTVTYDGGQTKRVYFPAIHGDTVGLYIAHDGSTYWDRGLCNLAQAALSPTPTPTPLPRAQVLLNGTSYRPGSPFAATFRLNRAVARTFNAYAVVNLPDGSMLDAITLSPRIQPLATNVHGLPAGFTYPFMSLTVPPGAPRGNCSVMVGFFAPEQPITGPGDAFLLAVAPFALK